The candidate division KSB1 bacterium genome window below encodes:
- a CDS encoding ATP-dependent Clp protease proteolytic subunit — MEGDFLKWFFEAEVNKSFLEQRTIFLWGVVDDETAEDVVKKLLYLDQQNHEDILLRINSPGGSVTAGLAIYDAMQAVKSDVRTLCMGLAASMGAVLLAAGAKGKRFAWPHSRILIHQPMTGSQIIAPASGLKIHAEEMMRTKNMLNELLVKHTGQPMEKIEKDTDRDFFMSAAEAQAYGMIDAVVETP; from the coding sequence ATGGAAGGTGATTTTTTGAAATGGTTCTTCGAAGCTGAGGTCAACAAGTCGTTTTTAGAACAGCGAACGATATTCTTGTGGGGCGTTGTGGACGACGAGACTGCCGAAGACGTGGTCAAAAAGCTTCTCTATTTGGATCAGCAGAATCATGAAGACATTCTTTTACGCATCAATTCGCCGGGCGGGTCAGTAACCGCCGGTCTGGCGATTTATGACGCCATGCAGGCGGTGAAAAGCGACGTGCGGACGCTGTGCATGGGTTTGGCGGCCAGCATGGGAGCGGTTCTGCTTGCAGCCGGCGCCAAGGGCAAGCGGTTTGCCTGGCCGCACAGCCGCATTCTGATCCATCAACCCATGACCGGCAGCCAAATCATCGCGCCGGCCTCCGGGCTGAAAATTCACGCCGAAGAGATGATGCGCACCAAGAACATGCTTAACGAGCTGCTGGTCAAACATACCGGCCAGCCGATGGAAAAGATCGAAAAGGATACGGACCGCGACTTTTTCATGAGCGCCGCCGAAGCGCAGGCGTACGGGATGATCGACGCGGTGGTCGAGACGCCGTAA
- a CDS encoding ExeM/NucH family extracellular endonuclease gives MKGVCLLFFLWPIVFSSAQSLDLFFSEYIEGSSNNKALEIYNGTGTAVDLTAGRYTVQFFFNGNTSAGTTIYLSGFVADGGVFVLANSGAGQAILERANQLAGGTWFNGDDAVVLSKNGVIIDVIGRIGEDPGTEWGSGLTSTADNTLRRKPTICRGDADGQNAFDPAIEWDGFPTDTIDGLGSHSSACGANGITPIRNIQYSTLPSGDSPFKDQTDVTTEGIVTAVFTGSYVLQSGAGEWSGLWIFDGAHAPNLGDRLRLTGTVREVNGLTVLTDLSAYQLLSTANALPAPSLLTAADAAQEQWEGVLLRINNVTVDQSDLGNGEWSVRDGSGLLRIGRKAGYGYFPVAESSLAGIIGVMGFSSSQFKLEPRSDEDILQEPSFRVVINEILADPADDANQNGVVETYADEFVELVNLGTQAADLSGLQLKDASSVRHVFPAGTLVHPGGCLVVFGGGTPNGDFGGAIVQTATSGRLELNNSGDTVQLLNGEQILDTVTYGSEGNSDQSLTRDPDGTGNWVKHRSAARSNDQPFSPGRRADGSSFLSTYIHDIQGKGDVSPYNCRSDVTVEGVVVGSFQGSNGLGGFFLQEETHQADDDPSTSEGLFVYCDTPTVTAGEFVRVTGTVSEFYGRTQLYSVVSLLKLGTAALPNPAIVTLPVASHEDWERYEGMRVTISTSLSITGLGNWVKYGEVELAANDRLYVPTQVASPGTAAQSYKSFNDRSRIQLDDGNRAAYPSPIPHMIAGQPLRVGTMVSSLTGVLDYSYSCYEILPTEALNFIDANPRSNTPLPVDGALKVAALNVDNFFNGDGLGGGFPTSRGAASFEEYQRQKQKLVRALCAMDAEIVGLIEIENDGFGPNSALHDLVGSLNSVLGPDTYRFIDLGLPRVGTDEIANAVIYKPAAVEPCGAPKLLDHSVDPDFDEGTRPSIAQTFQDGEGDRFTFVVNHFRSKKGECAGDPDLGDGQGACNQTRCRCTAALIDWLSTDPTGSGDPDFLIMGDLNAYAQEDPLKLLTTAGYRNEIDRFQGSSAYTYIYDSQAGCLDHALASPNLDLQITGLTIWHINADEAPELDYRSANPEGLFSESPFRSSDHDPVIVGLDLHDPISVKLVSFGARQIDEKIQIVWETETEPNLAGFHLYRSPKREAAFARITESLIKNKGDSTTGARYEWYDLQGNQRCAYKLELIGVDGRSRFEGPITVLNSFVAVSLTPTDYALLPPYPNPFNNTVALKFTLPIDDQAALVIYSLRGEPIRTLCSGRLQAGHHILHWDGSDESGKTVASGLYFCRLETPSFRLTRKIALVR, from the coding sequence ATGAAGGGGGTTTGTCTGCTTTTTTTCCTTTGGCCGATCGTCTTTTCTTCGGCACAAAGCTTGGATCTATTCTTTTCGGAATACATAGAAGGCAGCTCAAATAACAAAGCGTTGGAGATTTATAACGGCACCGGCACAGCAGTCGATTTGACCGCCGGACGTTACACCGTTCAGTTCTTTTTCAACGGCAACACAAGTGCCGGCACAACGATCTACTTGAGCGGCTTCGTGGCCGACGGCGGCGTGTTCGTCCTGGCGAACAGCGGCGCCGGTCAGGCGATTTTGGAACGCGCCAACCAGCTTGCCGGCGGCACTTGGTTCAACGGGGACGACGCCGTGGTTTTGAGCAAAAACGGCGTGATCATCGACGTCATCGGGCGAATCGGCGAGGATCCCGGCACTGAATGGGGCAGCGGTTTGACGAGCACTGCCGATAACACTCTGCGCCGCAAACCGACAATCTGCAGAGGAGATGCCGACGGACAGAACGCTTTTGATCCCGCCATCGAATGGGACGGCTTCCCGACCGACACCATTGACGGCCTCGGCAGTCACAGCAGCGCATGCGGAGCAAACGGCATCACCCCTATACGCAACATACAATATTCGACTCTTCCTTCAGGAGATTCGCCGTTCAAGGATCAAACCGACGTTACCACGGAGGGCATCGTAACGGCAGTCTTTACCGGCAGCTATGTTCTGCAATCGGGCGCCGGTGAATGGAGCGGTTTGTGGATTTTCGACGGCGCACATGCTCCAAATCTCGGCGATCGTCTTCGCCTCACCGGGACTGTCCGCGAGGTCAATGGGCTTACGGTCTTGACTGATCTCTCGGCCTATCAACTTTTGTCAACCGCAAATGCGCTTCCCGCCCCTTCACTTCTTACTGCAGCCGATGCGGCGCAGGAGCAATGGGAAGGGGTGCTTTTGCGGATCAACAACGTAACAGTCGACCAATCCGACTTGGGCAATGGCGAATGGAGCGTCCGCGACGGCAGCGGCCTCCTGCGCATAGGCAGAAAGGCCGGATACGGTTATTTTCCGGTCGCGGAAAGCTCGCTTGCCGGCATCATCGGCGTCATGGGCTTTTCATCGTCGCAATTCAAGCTCGAGCCCCGCAGCGACGAAGATATTCTACAGGAGCCTTCCTTTCGGGTGGTAATCAACGAGATCCTGGCCGATCCCGCCGACGACGCCAATCAAAACGGCGTGGTAGAGACCTACGCGGATGAGTTCGTCGAACTGGTGAACCTGGGCACACAGGCTGCCGACCTGTCCGGTCTGCAGCTCAAAGACGCTTCGTCTGTTCGGCACGTTTTTCCCGCCGGCACGCTGGTTCATCCCGGCGGCTGTCTGGTTGTTTTCGGCGGCGGAACGCCGAACGGCGATTTCGGCGGCGCGATCGTCCAAACAGCAACCAGCGGCAGACTCGAGCTGAACAATTCCGGCGATACCGTGCAGCTGCTAAACGGCGAACAAATCCTCGATACCGTAACTTACGGGAGCGAGGGCAACAGCGATCAATCTTTGACTCGCGACCCGGACGGTACGGGCAATTGGGTCAAACATCGCAGCGCCGCTCGCTCGAACGATCAGCCGTTTTCGCCCGGCCGACGGGCGGACGGCTCGAGCTTTCTGTCAACCTACATTCACGACATCCAGGGAAAGGGCGACGTCAGCCCTTACAACTGCCGATCAGACGTGACCGTCGAGGGCGTCGTGGTCGGCAGCTTTCAGGGAAGTAACGGCCTCGGCGGATTTTTTCTTCAAGAAGAGACGCATCAAGCAGACGACGATCCGTCGACTTCGGAAGGGCTCTTCGTCTATTGCGACACACCGACCGTTACGGCAGGCGAATTTGTTCGAGTTACAGGCACCGTTTCCGAGTTCTATGGCCGGACGCAGCTGTATTCGGTCGTCAGTCTGCTAAAGTTGGGAACCGCCGCGCTGCCGAATCCGGCAATCGTTACTTTACCCGTCGCTTCACATGAAGATTGGGAGCGCTACGAGGGGATGCGCGTGACCATTTCCACGAGTCTTTCCATCACCGGACTCGGCAATTGGGTAAAATACGGTGAAGTGGAGCTGGCAGCCAATGACCGTCTGTATGTGCCGACACAAGTCGCTTCTCCGGGAACGGCAGCTCAATCTTACAAGTCTTTTAACGACCGCAGCCGAATTCAGCTGGACGACGGCAACCGAGCCGCCTATCCTTCGCCGATTCCCCACATGATCGCCGGACAACCGCTGCGGGTCGGCACCATGGTTTCTTCCCTTACCGGCGTTCTAGATTATAGCTATTCCTGCTACGAAATCCTCCCGACGGAAGCGCTGAATTTTATCGATGCTAATCCGCGCAGCAACACGCCGTTACCGGTCGACGGCGCGCTCAAAGTCGCTGCGCTCAACGTCGACAATTTTTTCAACGGCGACGGCCTCGGCGGCGGCTTTCCCACGAGTCGCGGCGCCGCCTCATTCGAAGAATATCAGCGGCAAAAGCAAAAGCTGGTTCGCGCGCTTTGCGCTATGGATGCCGAAATCGTAGGCTTGATTGAGATCGAAAATGACGGCTTTGGGCCGAACAGCGCTCTCCATGATTTGGTCGGCAGCCTTAACAGCGTGCTCGGACCCGACACGTATCGCTTTATCGATCTGGGTCTCCCCAGAGTAGGCACGGATGAAATTGCCAACGCCGTCATCTACAAACCGGCGGCAGTCGAACCCTGCGGAGCGCCGAAACTCCTCGATCACTCCGTCGACCCAGACTTTGATGAAGGTACGCGCCCATCCATTGCGCAGACCTTTCAGGACGGCGAGGGCGACCGCTTCACATTTGTCGTCAACCATTTTCGCTCCAAGAAGGGAGAATGCGCAGGCGATCCGGATCTCGGCGACGGTCAGGGAGCCTGCAACCAGACGCGCTGTCGCTGTACAGCCGCTCTCATCGATTGGCTCTCCACCGATCCAACCGGCAGCGGCGATCCGGATTTTCTCATCATGGGCGACTTGAATGCATATGCGCAGGAAGATCCCCTGAAGCTGCTGACGACGGCAGGGTATCGCAACGAGATCGATCGATTTCAGGGATCATCCGCTTATACTTATATCTACGACTCGCAAGCCGGATGCCTGGACCACGCGCTGGCTTCGCCGAACCTGGACCTGCAGATCACCGGTCTGACGATTTGGCACATCAATGCCGATGAAGCACCGGAACTCGACTACCGCTCAGCCAATCCCGAGGGTCTGTTTTCCGAATCACCTTTCCGTTCCTCGGATCACGATCCGGTGATCGTCGGCTTGGATCTGCACGACCCTATTTCCGTCAAGCTCGTTTCTTTCGGTGCCCGACAGATCGACGAAAAAATTCAGATTGTTTGGGAAACGGAAACCGAGCCCAATTTAGCGGGCTTTCACCTCTATCGCAGTCCCAAGCGAGAAGCGGCGTTTGCAAGGATTACGGAGAGTTTGATCAAGAACAAAGGCGATTCGACCACGGGCGCACGTTATGAGTGGTATGATTTGCAAGGGAATCAGCGCTGCGCCTACAAGCTGGAGCTGATCGGTGTTGACGGGCGCAGCCGCTTCGAAGGGCCGATCACCGTCTTAAACAGCTTTGTCGCTGTAAGCCTAACGCCGACAGATTATGCTCTGCTGCCTCCCTATCCGAACCCGTTCAACAATACCGTTGCCCTCAAGTTTACCCTGCCGATTGATGATCAGGCTGCTCTTGTCATCTACTCGCTGCGCGGAGAGCCGATCCGAACGCTCTGCAGCGGCCGTCTCCAGGCGGGTCACCACATTCTGCATTGGGACGGCAGTGATGAGTCGGGAAAAACTGTCGCATCCGGCCTGTATTTTTGTCGCCTGGAAACGCCCTCTTTTCGCCTGACCCGCAAAATCGCGCTGGTAAGATAG
- the ppdK gene encoding pyruvate, phosphate dikinase, with translation MSQKFVYRFGGGSAEGRADMKELLGGKGANLAEMANLGIPVPAGFTITTEMCTYYYKHGKTYPKELEAEVNDALAFVEKIMGAKFGDPENPLLVSVRSGARSSMPGMMETVLNVGLTSKTIPGMIKKTNNPRFVYDAYRRLIMMYSDVVMEKAAGIEPEEGKGIRVQLEHLMSEMKKKRGVKEDTELTAEDLKELVEQFKVKVKEVLGKPFPDDAMEQLWGGISAVFQSWNGKRAVAYRRIEGIPDDWGTAVNVQAMVFGNMGETSATGVAFTRNPATGENKFYGEWLVNAQGEDVVAGIRTPAPLNEATKNEQNKHMASLETAMPETYKELDEIRVKLEKHFRDMLDIEFTIQEGRLWMLQCRVGKRTGTAALNMAMDMLAEGLIDEKTAVTRLSPNQLDELLHPIVDPAAEKNAKPIAKGLPAGPGGACGQIVFTAADAVEWTKQGKNVILVREETNPEDVEGMRAAVGILTARGGMTSHAALVARGWGKCCVVGCGALELNLKDKTLKVDGKVYKEGDVFTLNGTKGYVYEGKLAMINASENPRFVQFMKLVDKFRRLKVRTNADTPEDAKKALEFGAEGIGLFRTEHMFYGKGSDEPLFLLRKMILSKTEEERKAALNELFPYVKKDFKATMAVMDGLPVTVRLLDPPLHEFVPQSPEKQAELAKALGISVEDVKKRGESLHETNPMMGHRGVRLGITYPEITEMQVRALLEATAELLLEGKKVLPEIMIPVVATVKELDDQKVIVDRVYKEVCEKYKLDKIEFLYGTMIEIPRAALTAGKIAQTAEFFSFGTNDLTQMGFGFSRDDIGGFVPDYIEKKILPNDPFQILDQEGIGELIQIGIERGRATRPKLKVGICGEHGGEPSSVMFCHKVGMDYVSCSPYRVPIARLAAAQAAIKDMK, from the coding sequence ATGTCGCAAAAATTCGTCTATCGTTTCGGCGGCGGGTCTGCGGAAGGCCGTGCCGATATGAAGGAACTGCTGGGCGGAAAGGGCGCCAACTTGGCCGAAATGGCCAATTTGGGTATTCCGGTTCCGGCCGGCTTTACGATTACGACCGAAATGTGCACTTATTACTACAAGCACGGCAAAACTTATCCGAAGGAATTGGAAGCCGAGGTGAACGACGCCCTTGCCTTTGTCGAAAAGATCATGGGCGCCAAGTTCGGCGATCCGGAAAATCCGCTTTTGGTTTCGGTACGGTCGGGTGCACGCAGCTCCATGCCCGGCATGATGGAAACCGTGCTCAACGTCGGCTTGACGAGCAAAACCATTCCCGGCATGATCAAAAAGACCAATAACCCGCGCTTTGTTTACGATGCTTATCGTCGCCTGATCATGATGTATTCGGACGTGGTAATGGAAAAGGCGGCGGGCATCGAGCCGGAAGAAGGCAAAGGGATTCGCGTGCAGCTCGAGCATCTCATGTCCGAGATGAAGAAAAAACGCGGCGTTAAAGAGGATACCGAGCTGACCGCCGAGGATTTGAAAGAGCTGGTCGAGCAGTTCAAGGTTAAAGTGAAGGAAGTGCTCGGCAAGCCGTTTCCTGATGACGCCATGGAGCAGCTTTGGGGCGGCATCAGCGCCGTTTTTCAGAGCTGGAACGGAAAACGAGCGGTTGCCTATCGCCGCATCGAAGGCATTCCGGACGATTGGGGCACCGCCGTCAATGTACAGGCGATGGTTTTCGGCAACATGGGCGAGACCAGCGCCACCGGCGTCGCCTTTACCCGTAACCCGGCCACCGGCGAGAACAAGTTCTACGGCGAATGGTTGGTGAATGCTCAGGGCGAAGACGTTGTGGCGGGTATTCGCACGCCTGCGCCGCTGAACGAGGCGACCAAGAACGAGCAGAACAAACACATGGCTTCCCTCGAAACCGCGATGCCGGAAACTTATAAAGAGCTCGACGAAATCCGCGTCAAATTGGAGAAGCATTTCCGCGACATGCTGGACATTGAGTTCACCATTCAGGAAGGCCGTTTGTGGATGCTGCAGTGCCGCGTAGGCAAACGCACCGGCACCGCGGCCCTCAACATGGCTATGGACATGCTGGCCGAGGGGTTGATCGATGAAAAGACGGCCGTCACGCGTCTGTCGCCGAATCAGCTCGACGAGCTGCTGCATCCCATTGTCGATCCGGCCGCGGAAAAGAACGCCAAGCCGATCGCCAAAGGATTGCCGGCCGGCCCCGGCGGCGCCTGCGGTCAGATCGTCTTTACTGCCGCCGATGCCGTGGAATGGACTAAGCAGGGCAAAAACGTCATCCTTGTGCGCGAAGAAACCAATCCGGAAGATGTCGAAGGTATGCGGGCGGCGGTCGGTATTCTGACGGCTCGCGGCGGAATGACCTCGCATGCGGCTCTGGTTGCTCGCGGCTGGGGCAAATGCTGCGTTGTCGGCTGCGGCGCCTTGGAATTGAACCTGAAGGACAAAACCCTCAAAGTCGACGGCAAAGTCTATAAAGAGGGGGATGTCTTTACCCTCAACGGCACCAAAGGCTACGTGTACGAGGGCAAGCTGGCGATGATCAACGCCTCCGAAAATCCCCGCTTTGTGCAGTTTATGAAGCTGGTGGACAAGTTCCGTCGCCTCAAAGTGCGCACCAATGCCGACACGCCGGAAGACGCCAAGAAGGCGCTCGAATTCGGCGCCGAGGGTATCGGCCTGTTCCGCACCGAGCATATGTTCTACGGCAAGGGTTCGGACGAGCCGCTCTTCCTGCTTCGCAAGATGATCCTCAGCAAAACGGAGGAGGAGCGCAAGGCGGCGTTGAACGAGCTGTTCCCCTATGTCAAGAAGGACTTTAAGGCGACGATGGCGGTCATGGACGGCCTCCCCGTTACCGTGCGCCTGCTCGATCCGCCGCTGCATGAGTTCGTTCCGCAGAGCCCGGAAAAGCAGGCCGAACTGGCCAAGGCGCTCGGCATTTCGGTTGAGGATGTGAAAAAGCGCGGCGAGTCTCTGCACGAAACCAACCCGATGATGGGCCATCGCGGCGTCCGCCTCGGCATCACCTATCCGGAAATCACCGAAATGCAGGTCCGTGCGCTTCTCGAGGCAACGGCGGAGCTGCTGCTGGAAGGCAAAAAGGTTCTGCCGGAAATCATGATCCCGGTGGTCGCGACAGTCAAAGAGCTGGACGATCAGAAGGTCATCGTCGATCGCGTCTACAAAGAGGTGTGCGAAAAGTACAAGCTCGACAAGATCGAGTTCCTCTACGGCACGATGATCGAAATTCCGCGCGCGGCGTTGACTGCCGGCAAGATCGCCCAAACCGCCGAATTCTTCTCTTTCGGTACCAACGATTTGACGCAGATGGGTTTCGGTTTTTCGCGCGACGACATCGGCGGCTTTGTGCCCGACTATATCGAAAAGAAGATCCTGCCGAACGATCCGTTCCAGATCCTCGATCAGGAAGGCATCGGCGAACTGATCCAGATCGGCATTGAGCGCGGTCGCGCTACGCGTCCCAAACTTAAAGTCGGCATCTGCGGCGAGCACGGCGGCGAACCTTCGTCGGTCATGTTCTGCCACAAGGTCGGCATGGATTACGTCTCCTGCTCGCCCTACCGCGTGCCGATAGCGCGGTTGGCGGCGGCGCAGGCGGCAATCAAGGACATGAAATAA
- a CDS encoding S41 family peptidase → MKQRSQWMKKTALCGLLVISAAAGSLFSKSQRDFYASVMRNLRIFGEVYKQTANNYVEEIDPKKFMRAGINGMLDELDPYTIFLEEEAQEDLEIMTRGKYYGVGMRISKRNGWPTVAEPPFPNSPAEKAGIREGDQIIEIDGESTRQLTLSKTAAKLRGKEKGSSVTIKIRRVGVEEPMIFTLIRDEIIVSDIQYSGIIEPGIGLVRLTVFNRGADEQLHQALDKLTDQGMKTLILDLRGNPGGLLETAVSVLELFVPRGELVVYTRGRTPGSNKEYRTSGSAPYADLPMVVLVDGYSASASEIVAGSLQDLDRAVIVGETTFGKGLVQTVLPIDRSVEGETALKLTTAKYYLPSGRLIQKRDVFKRGRNSVFLQQDSTQVSSEEEEEEWDGEGSDEKIDEKPQETAKELFKTRNGRQVVGGGGVTPDIICKNPNTTRFVTELIRRSMFFDFSLEYAAKHPELSKDLQVTDQTVQEFFKFLEAKKFDYEPTGANRIKELEKIAEREGYKEQLEPALRSLQDAFAAVKKVERERSMNDIRFLLKRELTAKVKGADMAYVVGSERDEPLKRAIEIVKDAESYRKFLAGEKSEK, encoded by the coding sequence ATGAAACAACGTTCTCAATGGATGAAAAAAACCGCCCTTTGCGGGTTGCTTGTCATTTCAGCGGCGGCGGGCAGTTTGTTTAGTAAAAGTCAGCGCGACTTTTACGCTTCGGTTATGCGCAATCTGCGCATTTTCGGCGAGGTCTATAAGCAGACGGCCAACAACTATGTCGAAGAGATCGACCCGAAAAAGTTTATGCGCGCCGGCATCAACGGCATGCTGGATGAGCTCGATCCCTATACGATCTTTCTCGAGGAAGAGGCCCAGGAAGATTTGGAGATCATGACCCGCGGCAAATATTACGGCGTCGGCATGCGCATCAGCAAGCGCAATGGATGGCCGACCGTAGCCGAGCCGCCTTTTCCGAACAGTCCTGCCGAAAAAGCGGGCATCCGCGAAGGGGATCAGATTATCGAGATCGACGGCGAGTCGACGCGTCAGCTGACGCTCTCCAAAACTGCCGCCAAACTGCGCGGCAAGGAAAAAGGCAGCTCCGTTACGATCAAGATCCGCCGCGTGGGCGTCGAGGAGCCGATGATCTTTACGCTTATTCGCGACGAAATCATTGTTTCCGACATTCAATACAGCGGCATTATCGAGCCGGGCATCGGGTTGGTACGGCTGACCGTCTTTAACCGCGGCGCCGACGAGCAGCTCCATCAGGCGCTGGACAAGTTGACGGATCAGGGCATGAAGACGCTTATCCTCGATCTTCGCGGTAATCCCGGCGGACTATTAGAGACGGCGGTATCGGTGCTGGAACTTTTTGTGCCGCGCGGCGAGCTGGTTGTCTATACTCGCGGCCGGACACCGGGAAGCAATAAGGAATATCGAACCTCCGGCAGCGCTCCGTATGCCGATCTGCCGATGGTTGTCTTGGTCGACGGTTATTCAGCTTCGGCGTCCGAAATTGTTGCAGGCAGTCTGCAGGACCTCGACCGTGCGGTTATCGTCGGCGAGACGACTTTCGGCAAGGGGCTGGTCCAGACGGTCCTGCCGATCGACCGCTCCGTAGAGGGCGAAACGGCGTTAAAACTGACGACCGCCAAATACTACCTGCCGAGCGGCCGGTTGATTCAAAAAAGGGATGTTTTCAAGCGCGGGCGTAATTCGGTTTTTCTGCAGCAGGACAGCACGCAGGTATCCTCCGAAGAAGAAGAGGAAGAGTGGGATGGCGAAGGGAGTGATGAAAAGATCGATGAAAAGCCTCAAGAAACGGCCAAGGAGCTGTTTAAGACGCGCAACGGGCGACAGGTTGTCGGCGGCGGCGGTGTCACCCCGGATATCATCTGCAAAAATCCCAATACGACCCGATTTGTGACTGAATTGATTCGCCGTTCGATGTTTTTCGATTTTAGTCTTGAATATGCCGCCAAGCACCCAGAATTGTCCAAAGATCTGCAGGTGACCGATCAGACGGTGCAGGAATTTTTCAAGTTTCTCGAGGCAAAAAAGTTCGACTATGAACCGACCGGTGCAAATCGGATAAAAGAGTTGGAAAAAATTGCCGAAAGAGAGGGTTATAAAGAGCAACTTGAGCCGGCTTTGCGCAGCCTGCAGGACGCATTTGCAGCCGTGAAAAAGGTCGAACGTGAGAGATCGATGAACGATATCCGATTCCTGCTCAAGCGTGAGTTGACCGCCAAAGTAAAAGGCGCTGATATGGCCTATGTTGTCGGCAGCGAGCGCGATGAGCCTCTTAAACGGGCGATTGAGATTGTCAAAGACGCCGAAAGCTATCGCAAGTTTTTAGCGGGAGAGAAATCCGAAAAATAA
- the tmk gene encoding dTMP kinase — protein MRKPLFVTFEGIDGCGKSTQIVLLQRFLKKHGIDALALRDPGSTSVSEAVRAVLLGKRFAIDPQTELLLYEAARAQLVQEIIRPALAQGRVVLCDRFYDSTTAYQGYGRGIDPEIIAAANRLGSCGLTPQLTILLDLDPETAADRRQPLHFEDRIEAEGLEFQRRVRRGFLEICAAEPERVRLVKGQRPIPVIQQEIQTLFMELWEKTPGE, from the coding sequence ATGCGCAAACCCTTGTTCGTCACCTTTGAGGGCATCGACGGCTGCGGCAAATCGACGCAGATTGTTCTTTTGCAGCGCTTTCTGAAAAAGCACGGTATTGATGCCCTGGCGCTGCGCGATCCGGGCTCGACCTCTGTCTCGGAGGCGGTCCGCGCCGTTCTGCTCGGCAAGCGGTTTGCGATCGACCCGCAGACCGAGCTGCTGCTTTATGAAGCGGCGCGCGCTCAACTGGTTCAGGAGATCATACGGCCGGCTCTGGCGCAGGGGCGTGTGGTGCTTTGCGACCGGTTTTACGATTCCACGACCGCCTATCAGGGCTACGGCCGCGGCATCGATCCGGAAATTATTGCCGCCGCCAATCGATTGGGCTCGTGCGGATTGACACCGCAGTTGACCATTCTGCTCGATCTTGATCCGGAAACAGCGGCGGACCGTCGGCAACCGTTGCATTTTGAGGATCGCATCGAGGCCGAAGGGCTGGAATTTCAGCGCCGCGTGCGCCGCGGCTTTCTCGAAATTTGCGCGGCAGAGCCGGAACGCGTTCGACTTGTAAAGGGCCAGAGGCCGATTCCAGTCATTCAGCAGGAAATTCAGACTCTATTTATGGAGCTATGGGAGAAAACTCCCGGAGAATAG
- a CDS encoding MATE family efflux transporter encodes MSRRSGSLKPLRSFLKTSLPAAIDLASQTIMWTIEAILIGKLGGAALAGHSMAIQIVLVFFAVLITFVVGAGLIINRHIGARDFKSANHILGQSLMLAVIMAALFSIVWHFGGVQLLRLIRENGSDSAQAAGMSYLRMVSFFGPLIMTNFVAVGIIRAVGETRFSMRINLTTNVVNLLLAPIFIFGLFGAPRLEVRGAALAVGCAHTLGFFLTFRLLRSGRAGLRLDYHELTSPKWDSFRELFRKGLPTTVEQLAWSLGQLVVISYAGMYSVAVLGTHAIFMRLQNVLSMIYMGFSLAAMSNMGQNLGAANHEQALKGAKTSHRAALLFVGVIILMLILFAKQFIHVFTVDSQIVQLGRRAIVIFALAQLPKAVNNVVCGNLRGVGELKWLMLNTIAFVLFFEVGLNYVAVFLLAGGIYGIWTVQALDETLRLILNVKRLYNGDWRRLVY; translated from the coding sequence ATGTCTCGCCGCTCGGGCAGCTTAAAGCCGTTGCGGAGCTTTCTCAAGACTTCTTTGCCCGCCGCAATCGATCTGGCCTCGCAGACGATCATGTGGACGATCGAGGCGATTTTGATCGGCAAGCTCGGCGGCGCTGCCCTGGCGGGGCATTCGATGGCGATCCAAATTGTTCTCGTTTTCTTTGCCGTTCTGATCACCTTTGTGGTGGGCGCCGGGCTGATCATCAATCGACACATCGGCGCCCGCGACTTTAAAAGCGCCAACCACATCCTGGGACAGTCGCTGATGCTCGCCGTCATCATGGCAGCCCTGTTCAGCATCGTCTGGCATTTCGGCGGTGTGCAGCTGCTGCGCTTGATCCGCGAGAACGGAAGCGACTCGGCGCAAGCGGCCGGAATGAGCTATTTGCGCATGGTTTCCTTTTTCGGCCCGCTGATTATGACCAATTTTGTCGCGGTCGGGATCATCCGCGCCGTTGGCGAAACACGCTTTTCCATGCGCATCAATTTGACGACCAACGTCGTCAATCTGCTTTTGGCGCCGATCTTTATATTCGGCTTGTTCGGCGCACCGCGCCTGGAGGTGCGCGGTGCCGCATTAGCAGTGGGTTGTGCGCATACGCTCGGTTTTTTTCTCACTTTTCGGTTACTGCGCAGCGGCCGCGCCGGCCTGCGGCTGGATTACCATGAGCTGACCTCCCCAAAGTGGGACAGCTTTCGCGAACTGTTCCGCAAGGGATTGCCGACAACCGTCGAGCAACTCGCCTGGTCGCTCGGCCAATTGGTCGTCATCAGCTACGCCGGCATGTACAGCGTCGCCGTGCTCGGCACCCACGCCATCTTTATGCGGCTGCAGAATGTGCTGTCGATGATCTACATGGGATTCAGCTTGGCGGCGATGAGCAACATGGGCCAAAATTTGGGCGCAGCCAATCACGAGCAGGCGCTTAAAGGAGCCAAAACTTCTCATCGCGCCGCTTTGCTTTTTGTCGGCGTCATTATACTCATGTTGATCCTTTTCGCCAAGCAGTTTATTCATGTCTTTACCGTCGATTCCCAGATCGTCCAGCTGGGAAGACGCGCGATCGTCATTTTTGCCTTGGCGCAGCTGCCGAAAGCGGTCAACAACGTTGTCTGCGGAAACCTTCGCGGCGTCGGCGAGTTAAAATGGCTCATGCTGAACACGATCGCTTTCGTGTTGTTCTTTGAAGTCGGTTTAAACTATGTCGCCGTGTTTCTGCTGGCGGGCGGCATTTACGGTATCTGGACGGTGCAGGCGCTGGACGAAACGCTGCGGTTGATTTTGAACGTCAAACGGCTGTATAACGGCGATTGGCGCCGATTGGTGTATTAA